A portion of the Pogoniulus pusillus isolate bPogPus1 chromosome 6, bPogPus1.pri, whole genome shotgun sequence genome contains these proteins:
- the ANKRD22 gene encoding ankyrin repeat domain-containing protein 22 isoform X1 — protein MGSTDVLVKYVLINFIFSHQPICQAAYNNDFNEVQILLEGNSNYLNIQDSFGGDTPLICACKQGNNRIVSYLLKRNADVNIRNKKDRTCLHYAVRKRFTFLDYVLIIILMPVMLIGYLLMVSKTKQNENLIKMLLRAGVDVNAADFSGSTALHYACEMKNQTIIPLLLEAHADSSVKNQDGETPLDIARRLQFHNIEDMLRKNS, from the exons ATGGGAAGCACGGATGTCCTAGTGAAATATGTACTGATAAATTTTATCTTCTCCCATCAGCCCATTTGTCAGGCGGCTTATAATAACGATTTCAATGAAGTTCAGATACTTTTGGAGGGCAACAGCAACTATCTGAACATCCAGGACAGCTTTGGTGGAGACACTCCCTTGATTTGTGCATGTAAGCAGGGAAACAACAGGATAGTTAGCTATCTTCTAAAAAGAAATGCTGATGTCAACATCAGAAACAAG AAGGACCGCACCTGTCTGCATTATGCTGTAAGAAAACGGTTTACTTTCCTTGACTATGTGCTCATCATAATCCTCATGCCAGTTATGCTTATTGGATATCTTCTCATG GTCTCAAAGACTAAACAGAATGAAAATCTGATCAAGATGTTGCTTAGAGCCGGGGTGGATGTTAATGCTGCAGACTTT TCTGGTAGCACAGCCCTCCACTATGCTTGTGAAATGAAAAACCAGACAATCATTCCTCTACTGCTTGAAGCTCATGCAGACTCCTCTGTAAAGAATCAG GATGGGGAGACTCCCTTAGATATAGCAAGAAGACTGCAATTCCACAACATTGAAGACATGCTAAGGAAAAATTCCTAG
- the ANKRD22 gene encoding ankyrin repeat domain-containing protein 22 isoform X2, protein MCRWPICQAAYNNDFNEVQILLEGNSNYLNIQDSFGGDTPLICACKQGNNRIVSYLLKRNADVNIRNKKDRTCLHYAVRKRFTFLDYVLIIILMPVMLIGYLLMVSKTKQNENLIKMLLRAGVDVNAADFSGSTALHYACEMKNQTIIPLLLEAHADSSVKNQDGETPLDIARRLQFHNIEDMLRKNS, encoded by the exons CCCATTTGTCAGGCGGCTTATAATAACGATTTCAATGAAGTTCAGATACTTTTGGAGGGCAACAGCAACTATCTGAACATCCAGGACAGCTTTGGTGGAGACACTCCCTTGATTTGTGCATGTAAGCAGGGAAACAACAGGATAGTTAGCTATCTTCTAAAAAGAAATGCTGATGTCAACATCAGAAACAAG AAGGACCGCACCTGTCTGCATTATGCTGTAAGAAAACGGTTTACTTTCCTTGACTATGTGCTCATCATAATCCTCATGCCAGTTATGCTTATTGGATATCTTCTCATG GTCTCAAAGACTAAACAGAATGAAAATCTGATCAAGATGTTGCTTAGAGCCGGGGTGGATGTTAATGCTGCAGACTTT TCTGGTAGCACAGCCCTCCACTATGCTTGTGAAATGAAAAACCAGACAATCATTCCTCTACTGCTTGAAGCTCATGCAGACTCCTCTGTAAAGAATCAG GATGGGGAGACTCCCTTAGATATAGCAAGAAGACTGCAATTCCACAACATTGAAGACATGCTAAGGAAAAATTCCTAG